One window of Strix aluco isolate bStrAlu1 chromosome 24, bStrAlu1.hap1, whole genome shotgun sequence genomic DNA carries:
- the PLEKHH3 gene encoding pleckstrin homology domain-containing family H member 3 isoform X3, with protein sequence MPFPGGLWWLLCCRQGFTLLRRDYGEADREADGEAEEEEEASSFELRAQGDQGSLEVSLSQPTRSSSGSERSLLVAEEMRSLIVEKGPGPVEDDPDALVKGWLQREVRGGVKTPWIRPRKYWFVLTPDSLDYYSSNEKGARRLGSLVLTSLCSVLWPDRRTYKETGYWSVTVFGRKHCYRLFTEHLNEAVHWVCAVQKVIDSKAPVQTPTQLLMRDVEEHCGSPEVLEQIYRCNPILRYTSSPLYAPLLPFPYGSLDQSAPGPRSYTTLRDEAVKLFNSLQQLESERDPVPLMQGVLQTCLDLPPLVDEIYCQLVKQTTEPPAPGGQGDLHYWQLLTCMSCTFLPSPPVLRFLRFHLDRTESRFPTSEMAKYACFIREALGKTKGRECVPSLEEILVLMRRQEMICTVHCPGAPACSVAISSHTTAEEVARELVSRLGLSQSPNLFALYEQSRRREQPVGSATLLADVLTSLAGEEREQDPPCRLCFKHYGFLDTDNVPRDSLEFALLFEQAHEMVLRGYVPTSEETLQTLAALRLQSLNSDFSTHAPFPRLEELFPPHVLHARLPAPRRRPPTKCRGARLRAGLLAGGLWGQALAKQRAERDQRLRGRLREEGASTMAAIVEKWKLLQGMGRPEAMAAYVALVREWPGFGSTLFDVDLRASPVGAGPQRLWLGIGAKAVSLYKPGEPEPLDSFCYGRISSFGASDSGTFRLSVEDRDLLFETSQVDEIAQLLNTYLASMGARQPQEPAASPPASDPPALPQGLCPTAGPWQHQLPAGSFPS encoded by the exons ATGCCGTTCCCGGGCGGGCTGTGGTGGCTGCTGTGCTGCCGGCAAGGCTTCACGCTGCTGCGGCGGGACTACGGCGAGGCGGACCGCGAGGCGGACGGCgaggccgaggaggaggaggaggcgtcGTCCTTCGAGCTCCGCGCCCAGGGAGACCAG gggtCCCTGGAGGTGAGCCTGAGCCAGCCCACCCGCAGCAGCAGCGGCTCGGAGCG GTCCCTGCTCGTCGCGGAAGAGATGCGCAGCCTCATCGTGGAGAAGGGCCCGGGGCCAGTGGAGGATGACCCCGACGCTCTCGTGAAAG gctggCTGCAGCGGGAGGTGCGGGGCGGCGTGAAGACCCCCTGGATCCGGCCTCGGAAGTACTGGTTCGTGCTGACGCCCGACTCCCTGGACTACTACAGCAGCAACGAGAAGGGGGCCCGGCGGCTGGGCTCCCTCGTGCTCACCAGCCTCTGCTCCGTGCTCTGGCCGGACAGGCGGACCTACAAGGAGACAG GCTACTGGAGCGTGACGGTGTTTGGCAGGAAGCATTGCTACCGCCTGTTCACGGAGCACCTGAACGAGGCCGTGCACTGGGTGTGTGCCGTGCAGAAGGTCATCGACAGCAAAGCGCCTGTCCAGacgcccacccagctgctcatgCGCGACGTCGAG GAGCACTGCGGCAGCCCCGAGGTCCTGGAGCAGATCTACCGCTGCAACCCCATCCTGCGCTACACCAGCAGCCCCCTCTACGCTCCCCTGCTGCCCTTCCCCTACGGCAGCCTGGACCAAAGCG cccccgggccccGCAGCTACACCACACTGCGCGATGAGGCTGTGAAGCTCTTTAActcgctgcagcagctggagtcgGAGCGGGACCCGGTGCCGCTGATGCAGGGCGTCCTGCAGACCTGCCTGGACCTGCCGCCGCTGGTGGACGAGATCTACTGCCAGCTGGTGAAGCAGACCACGGAGCCACCGGCGCCGGGCGGGCAGGGCGACCTGCACTACTGGCAGCTGCTCACCTGCATGAGCTGCACCTTCCtgccctccccgcccgtcctgcGCTTCCTGCGCTTCCACCTCGACAG GACAGAGAGCCGGTTCCCCACCTCGGAGATGGCCAAGTACGCCTGCTTCATCAGGGAGGCGCTGGGGAAGACGAAGGGGCGGGAGTGCGTGCCCTCGCTGGAGGAGATCCTGGTGCTGATGCGGCGGCAGGAGATGATCTGCACCGTGCACTGCCCAGGGGCACCCGCCTGCAGTGTGGCCATCAGCTCCCACACCACAGCCGAGGAG GTGGCCCGGGAGCTGGTGTCGCGCCTGGGGCTGTCCCAGAGCCCCAACCTCTTCGCGCTCTACGAGCAGTCCCGGCGGCGGGAGCAGCCCGTGGGCAGCGCCACGCTGCTGGCCGACGTCCTCACCAG CCTGGCTGGGGAGGAGCGGGAGCAGGACCCGCCGTGCCGACTCTGCTTCAAGCACTACGGCTTCCTGGACACGGACAACGTCCCGCGCGACAGCCTGGAGTTCGCCCTCCTCTTTGAGCAG GCGCACGAGATGGTGCTGCGGGGCTACGTGCCCACGTCGGAGGAGACGCTGCAGACGCTGGCAGCGCTGCGCCTGCAGAGCCTCAACAGCGACTTCTCCACCCACGCCCCGTTCCCGCGCCTGGAGGAGCTCTTCCCGCCCCACGTGCTGCACGCCCGCCTgccggccccccgccgccggccccccaCCAAGTGCCGGGGGGCCCGGTTGCGCGCGGGGCTGCTGGCCGGTGGGCTCTGGGGGCAAGCGCTGGCCAAGCAGCGGGCGGAGCGGGACCAGCGCCTGCGGGGCCGCCTGCGGGAGGAGGGGGCCAGCACCATGGCGGCCATCGTGGAGAAGTGGAAGCTGCTGCAGGGCATGGGCCGGCCCGAGGCCATGGCTGCCTACGTGGCGCTGGTGCGGGAGTGGCCTGGCTTCGGCTCCACGCTCTTCGACGTTGACCTGCGCGCG AGTCCGGTGGGGGCCGGGCCCCAGCGGCTGTGGCTGGGCATTGGGGCCAAGGCCGTCTCGCTCTACAAGCCGGGGGAGCCTGAGCCCTTGGACAGCTTCTGCTATGGCCGCATCTCCTCCTTCGGCGCCTCCGACAGTGGCACCTTCCGCCTCTCGGTGGAGGACCGGGACCTGCTCTTCGAGACCTCCCAG GTGGACGAGATCGCGCAGCTCCTCAACACGTACCTCGCCTCCATGGGCGCTCGGCAGCCCCAGGAGCCGGCCGCCAGCCCCCCCGCCTCGGACCCCCCCGCGCTGCCGCAGGGGCTCTGCCCCACGGCCGGGCCCTGGCAGCACCAGCTGCCAGCGGGGTCCTTCCCCAGCTAG
- the PLEKHH3 gene encoding pleckstrin homology domain-containing family H member 3 isoform X1 produces MPFPGGLWWLLCCRQGFTLLRRDYGEADREADGEAEEEEEASSFELRAQGDQGSLEVSLSQPTRSSSGSERSLLVAEEMRSLIVEKGPGPVEDDPDALVKGWLQREVRGGVKTPWIRPRKYWFVLTPDSLDYYSSNEKGARRLGSLVLTSLCSVLWPDRRTYKETGYWSVTVFGRKHCYRLFTEHLNEAVHWVCAVQKVIDSKAPVQTPTQLLMRDVEEHCGSPEVLEQIYRCNPILRYTSSPLYAPLLPFPYGSLDQSAPGPRSYTTLRDEAVKLFNSLQQLESERDPVPLMQGVLQTCLDLPPLVDEIYCQLVKQTTEPPAPGGQGDLHYWQLLTCMSCTFLPSPPVLRFLRFHLDRTESRFPTSEMAKYACFIREALGKTKGRECVPSLEEILVLMRRQEMICTVHCPGAPACSVAISSHTTAEEVARELVSRLGLSQSPNLFALYEQSRRREQPVGSATLLADVLTRFENLAGEEREQDPPCRLCFKHYGFLDTDNVPRDSLEFALLFEQAHEMVLRGYVPTSEETLQTLAALRLQSLNSDFSTHAPFPRLEELFPPHVLHARLPAPRRRPPTKCRGARLRAGLLAGGLWGQALAKQRAERDQRLRGRLREEGASTMAAIVEKWKLLQGMGRPEAMAAYVALVREWPGFGSTLFDVDLRAVRPRRGRGRGRGAALAPLTPLSSQSPVGAGPQRLWLGIGAKAVSLYKPGEPEPLDSFCYGRISSFGASDSGTFRLSVEDRDLLFETSQVDEIAQLLNTYLASMGARQPQEPAASPPASDPPALPQGLCPTAGPWQHQLPAGSFPS; encoded by the exons ATGCCGTTCCCGGGCGGGCTGTGGTGGCTGCTGTGCTGCCGGCAAGGCTTCACGCTGCTGCGGCGGGACTACGGCGAGGCGGACCGCGAGGCGGACGGCgaggccgaggaggaggaggaggcgtcGTCCTTCGAGCTCCGCGCCCAGGGAGACCAG gggtCCCTGGAGGTGAGCCTGAGCCAGCCCACCCGCAGCAGCAGCGGCTCGGAGCG GTCCCTGCTCGTCGCGGAAGAGATGCGCAGCCTCATCGTGGAGAAGGGCCCGGGGCCAGTGGAGGATGACCCCGACGCTCTCGTGAAAG gctggCTGCAGCGGGAGGTGCGGGGCGGCGTGAAGACCCCCTGGATCCGGCCTCGGAAGTACTGGTTCGTGCTGACGCCCGACTCCCTGGACTACTACAGCAGCAACGAGAAGGGGGCCCGGCGGCTGGGCTCCCTCGTGCTCACCAGCCTCTGCTCCGTGCTCTGGCCGGACAGGCGGACCTACAAGGAGACAG GCTACTGGAGCGTGACGGTGTTTGGCAGGAAGCATTGCTACCGCCTGTTCACGGAGCACCTGAACGAGGCCGTGCACTGGGTGTGTGCCGTGCAGAAGGTCATCGACAGCAAAGCGCCTGTCCAGacgcccacccagctgctcatgCGCGACGTCGAG GAGCACTGCGGCAGCCCCGAGGTCCTGGAGCAGATCTACCGCTGCAACCCCATCCTGCGCTACACCAGCAGCCCCCTCTACGCTCCCCTGCTGCCCTTCCCCTACGGCAGCCTGGACCAAAGCG cccccgggccccGCAGCTACACCACACTGCGCGATGAGGCTGTGAAGCTCTTTAActcgctgcagcagctggagtcgGAGCGGGACCCGGTGCCGCTGATGCAGGGCGTCCTGCAGACCTGCCTGGACCTGCCGCCGCTGGTGGACGAGATCTACTGCCAGCTGGTGAAGCAGACCACGGAGCCACCGGCGCCGGGCGGGCAGGGCGACCTGCACTACTGGCAGCTGCTCACCTGCATGAGCTGCACCTTCCtgccctccccgcccgtcctgcGCTTCCTGCGCTTCCACCTCGACAG GACAGAGAGCCGGTTCCCCACCTCGGAGATGGCCAAGTACGCCTGCTTCATCAGGGAGGCGCTGGGGAAGACGAAGGGGCGGGAGTGCGTGCCCTCGCTGGAGGAGATCCTGGTGCTGATGCGGCGGCAGGAGATGATCTGCACCGTGCACTGCCCAGGGGCACCCGCCTGCAGTGTGGCCATCAGCTCCCACACCACAGCCGAGGAG GTGGCCCGGGAGCTGGTGTCGCGCCTGGGGCTGTCCCAGAGCCCCAACCTCTTCGCGCTCTACGAGCAGTCCCGGCGGCGGGAGCAGCCCGTGGGCAGCGCCACGCTGCTGGCCGACGTCCTCACCAGGTTTGAAAA CCTGGCTGGGGAGGAGCGGGAGCAGGACCCGCCGTGCCGACTCTGCTTCAAGCACTACGGCTTCCTGGACACGGACAACGTCCCGCGCGACAGCCTGGAGTTCGCCCTCCTCTTTGAGCAG GCGCACGAGATGGTGCTGCGGGGCTACGTGCCCACGTCGGAGGAGACGCTGCAGACGCTGGCAGCGCTGCGCCTGCAGAGCCTCAACAGCGACTTCTCCACCCACGCCCCGTTCCCGCGCCTGGAGGAGCTCTTCCCGCCCCACGTGCTGCACGCCCGCCTgccggccccccgccgccggccccccaCCAAGTGCCGGGGGGCCCGGTTGCGCGCGGGGCTGCTGGCCGGTGGGCTCTGGGGGCAAGCGCTGGCCAAGCAGCGGGCGGAGCGGGACCAGCGCCTGCGGGGCCGCCTGCGGGAGGAGGGGGCCAGCACCATGGCGGCCATCGTGGAGAAGTGGAAGCTGCTGCAGGGCATGGGCCGGCCCGAGGCCATGGCTGCCTACGTGGCGCTGGTGCGGGAGTGGCCTGGCTTCGGCTCCACGCTCTTCGACGTTGACCTGCGCGCGGTGAGgccccggcggggcaggggcaggggccggggggcaGCCCTGGCACCCCTGACACCCCTCTCTTCGCAGAGTCCGGTGGGGGCCGGGCCCCAGCGGCTGTGGCTGGGCATTGGGGCCAAGGCCGTCTCGCTCTACAAGCCGGGGGAGCCTGAGCCCTTGGACAGCTTCTGCTATGGCCGCATCTCCTCCTTCGGCGCCTCCGACAGTGGCACCTTCCGCCTCTCGGTGGAGGACCGGGACCTGCTCTTCGAGACCTCCCAG GTGGACGAGATCGCGCAGCTCCTCAACACGTACCTCGCCTCCATGGGCGCTCGGCAGCCCCAGGAGCCGGCCGCCAGCCCCCCCGCCTCGGACCCCCCCGCGCTGCCGCAGGGGCTCTGCCCCACGGCCGGGCCCTGGCAGCACCAGCTGCCAGCGGGGTCCTTCCCCAGCTAG
- the TUBG1 gene encoding tubulin gamma-1 chain isoform X1 → MPREIITLQLGQCGNQIGFEFWKQLCAEHGISPEGIVEEFATEGTDRKDVFFYQADDEHYIPRAVLLDLEPRVIHSILNSPYANLYNPENIYLSEHGGGAGNNWASGFSQGEKIHEDIFDIIDREADGSDSLEGFVLCHSIAGGTGSGLGSYLLERLNDRYPKKLVETYSVFPNQDEMSDVVVQPYNSLLTLKRLTQNADCVVVLDNTALNRIATDRLHIQNPSFSQINQLVSTIMSASTTTLRYPGYMNNDLIGLIASLIPTPRLHFLMTGYTPLTTDQSDVTQRSKSEKLLALKRVASVRKTTVLDVMRRLLQPKNVMVSTGRDRQTNHCYIAILNIIQGEVDPTQVHKSLQRIRERKLANFIPWGPASIQVALSRKSPYLPSAHRVSGLMMANHTNISSLFERTCRQYDKLRKREAFLEQFRKEDIFKDNFDELDNSREIVQQLIDEYHAATRPDYISWGTQEQ, encoded by the exons GGAGTTCGCCACCGAGGGCACCGACCGCAAGGACGTCTTCTTCTACCAG GCAGACGATGAGCACTACATCCCGCGAGCCGTGCTGCTGGACCTGGAGCCCCGAGTTATCCACTCGATCCTGAACTCCCCGTATGCCAACCTCTACAACCCGGAAAACATCTACCTGTCTGAGCACGGAGGGGGAGCTGGGAACAACTGGGCCAGTGGCTTCTCACAG GGAGAAAAAATCCACGAAGATATTTTTGACATAATAGACAGAGAGGCTGATGGGAGCGACAGTTTGGAA GGGTTTGTGCTTTGCCACTCCATCGCTGGTGGGACGGGCTCAGGGCTGGGCTCCTACCTCCTGGAGAGGCTGAATGACAG GTATCCCAAGAAGCTGGTGGAGACCTACTCGGTTTTCCCCAACCAGGATGAGATGAGCGATGTGGTCGTCCAGCCCTACAACTCTCTGCTGACGCTGAAGAGGCTGACTCAGAACGCTGACTGCGTG GTGGTTCTGGACAACACGGCCTTGAATCGAATCGCAACGGACCGGCTGCACATTCAGAACCCGTCGTTCTCTCAGATCAACCAGCTG GTCTCCACCATCATGTCCGCCAGCACCACCACGCTCAGGTACCCCGGGTACATGAACAACGACCTCATCGGGCTGATCGCCTCGCTGATCCCCACCCCGCGGCTGCACTTCCTCATGACGGGCTACACGCCGCTCACCACTGACCAGTCG GATGTTACTCAGAGAAGCAAATCTGAAAAACTGCTGGCTCTGAAAAGG GTGGCCAGCGTGCGGAAAACCACAGTCCTGGACGTGATGAGGAGATTGCTGCAGCCTAAAAACGTGATGGTGTCCACAGGGCGAGACAGGCAGACCAACCACTGCTACATCGCCATCCTCAACATCATCCAGGGGGAGGTGGACCCCACACAG GTTCACAAGAGCCTGCAGCGGATCCGGGAGCGGAAGCTGGCCAACTTCATCCCCTGGGGCCCTGCCAGCATCCAGGTGGCTTTGTCCCGCAAGTCCCCGTACCTGCCATCCGCGCACCGCGTCAGCGGCCTCATGATGGCAAACCACACCAACATCTCCTCG CTGTTCGAGCGGACGTGCCGGCAGTACGACAAGCTGCGCAAGCGGGAGGCCTTCCTGGAGCAGTTCCGCAAGGAGGACATCTTCAAGGACAACTTCGACGAGCTGGACAACTCCCGGGAGATCGTGCAGCAGCTGATCGATGAGTACCACGCGGCCACGCGCCCTGACTACATCTCCTGGGGCACGCAGGAGCAgtga
- the TUBG1 gene encoding tubulin gamma-1 chain isoform X2, whose translation MPREIITLQLGQCGNQIGFEFWKQLCAEHGISPEGIVEEFATEGTDRKDVFFYQADDEHYIPRAVLLDLEPRVIHSILNSPYANLYNPENIYLSEHGGGAGNNWASGFSQGEKIHEDIFDIIDREADGSDSLEGFVLCHSIAGGTGSGLGSYLLERLNDRYPKKLVETYSVFPNQDEMSDVVVQPYNSLLTLKRLTQNADCVVVLDNTALNRIATDRLHIQNPSFSQINQLVSTIMSASTTTLRYPGYMNNDLIGLIASLIPTPRLHFLMTGYTPLTTDQSVASVRKTTVLDVMRRLLQPKNVMVSTGRDRQTNHCYIAILNIIQGEVDPTQVHKSLQRIRERKLANFIPWGPASIQVALSRKSPYLPSAHRVSGLMMANHTNISSLFERTCRQYDKLRKREAFLEQFRKEDIFKDNFDELDNSREIVQQLIDEYHAATRPDYISWGTQEQ comes from the exons GGAGTTCGCCACCGAGGGCACCGACCGCAAGGACGTCTTCTTCTACCAG GCAGACGATGAGCACTACATCCCGCGAGCCGTGCTGCTGGACCTGGAGCCCCGAGTTATCCACTCGATCCTGAACTCCCCGTATGCCAACCTCTACAACCCGGAAAACATCTACCTGTCTGAGCACGGAGGGGGAGCTGGGAACAACTGGGCCAGTGGCTTCTCACAG GGAGAAAAAATCCACGAAGATATTTTTGACATAATAGACAGAGAGGCTGATGGGAGCGACAGTTTGGAA GGGTTTGTGCTTTGCCACTCCATCGCTGGTGGGACGGGCTCAGGGCTGGGCTCCTACCTCCTGGAGAGGCTGAATGACAG GTATCCCAAGAAGCTGGTGGAGACCTACTCGGTTTTCCCCAACCAGGATGAGATGAGCGATGTGGTCGTCCAGCCCTACAACTCTCTGCTGACGCTGAAGAGGCTGACTCAGAACGCTGACTGCGTG GTGGTTCTGGACAACACGGCCTTGAATCGAATCGCAACGGACCGGCTGCACATTCAGAACCCGTCGTTCTCTCAGATCAACCAGCTG GTCTCCACCATCATGTCCGCCAGCACCACCACGCTCAGGTACCCCGGGTACATGAACAACGACCTCATCGGGCTGATCGCCTCGCTGATCCCCACCCCGCGGCTGCACTTCCTCATGACGGGCTACACGCCGCTCACCACTGACCAGTCG GTGGCCAGCGTGCGGAAAACCACAGTCCTGGACGTGATGAGGAGATTGCTGCAGCCTAAAAACGTGATGGTGTCCACAGGGCGAGACAGGCAGACCAACCACTGCTACATCGCCATCCTCAACATCATCCAGGGGGAGGTGGACCCCACACAG GTTCACAAGAGCCTGCAGCGGATCCGGGAGCGGAAGCTGGCCAACTTCATCCCCTGGGGCCCTGCCAGCATCCAGGTGGCTTTGTCCCGCAAGTCCCCGTACCTGCCATCCGCGCACCGCGTCAGCGGCCTCATGATGGCAAACCACACCAACATCTCCTCG CTGTTCGAGCGGACGTGCCGGCAGTACGACAAGCTGCGCAAGCGGGAGGCCTTCCTGGAGCAGTTCCGCAAGGAGGACATCTTCAAGGACAACTTCGACGAGCTGGACAACTCCCGGGAGATCGTGCAGCAGCTGATCGATGAGTACCACGCGGCCACGCGCCCTGACTACATCTCCTGGGGCACGCAGGAGCAgtga
- the PLEKHH3 gene encoding pleckstrin homology domain-containing family H member 3 isoform X2, which translates to MPFPGGLWWLLCCRQGFTLLRRDYGEADREADGEAEEEEEASSFELRAQGDQGSLEVSLSQPTRSSSGSERSLLVAEEMRSLIVEKGPGPVEDDPDALVKGWLQREVRGGVKTPWIRPRKYWFVLTPDSLDYYSSNEKGARRLGSLVLTSLCSVLWPDRRTYKETGYWSVTVFGRKHCYRLFTEHLNEAVHWVCAVQKVIDSKAPVQTPTQLLMRDVEEHCGSPEVLEQIYRCNPILRYTSSPLYAPLLPFPYGSLDQSAPGPRSYTTLRDEAVKLFNSLQQLESERDPVPLMQGVLQTCLDLPPLVDEIYCQLVKQTTEPPAPGGQGDLHYWQLLTCMSCTFLPSPPVLRFLRFHLDRTESRFPTSEMAKYACFIREALGKTKGRECVPSLEEILVLMRRQEMICTVHCPGAPACSVAISSHTTAEEVARELVSRLGLSQSPNLFALYEQSRRREQPVGSATLLADVLTRFENLAGEEREQDPPCRLCFKHYGFLDTDNVPRDSLEFALLFEQAHEMVLRGYVPTSEETLQTLAALRLQSLNSDFSTHAPFPRLEELFPPHVLHARLPAPRRRPPTKCRGARLRAGLLAGGLWGQALAKQRAERDQRLRGRLREEGASTMAAIVEKWKLLQGMGRPEAMAAYVALVREWPGFGSTLFDVDLRASPVGAGPQRLWLGIGAKAVSLYKPGEPEPLDSFCYGRISSFGASDSGTFRLSVEDRDLLFETSQVDEIAQLLNTYLASMGARQPQEPAASPPASDPPALPQGLCPTAGPWQHQLPAGSFPS; encoded by the exons ATGCCGTTCCCGGGCGGGCTGTGGTGGCTGCTGTGCTGCCGGCAAGGCTTCACGCTGCTGCGGCGGGACTACGGCGAGGCGGACCGCGAGGCGGACGGCgaggccgaggaggaggaggaggcgtcGTCCTTCGAGCTCCGCGCCCAGGGAGACCAG gggtCCCTGGAGGTGAGCCTGAGCCAGCCCACCCGCAGCAGCAGCGGCTCGGAGCG GTCCCTGCTCGTCGCGGAAGAGATGCGCAGCCTCATCGTGGAGAAGGGCCCGGGGCCAGTGGAGGATGACCCCGACGCTCTCGTGAAAG gctggCTGCAGCGGGAGGTGCGGGGCGGCGTGAAGACCCCCTGGATCCGGCCTCGGAAGTACTGGTTCGTGCTGACGCCCGACTCCCTGGACTACTACAGCAGCAACGAGAAGGGGGCCCGGCGGCTGGGCTCCCTCGTGCTCACCAGCCTCTGCTCCGTGCTCTGGCCGGACAGGCGGACCTACAAGGAGACAG GCTACTGGAGCGTGACGGTGTTTGGCAGGAAGCATTGCTACCGCCTGTTCACGGAGCACCTGAACGAGGCCGTGCACTGGGTGTGTGCCGTGCAGAAGGTCATCGACAGCAAAGCGCCTGTCCAGacgcccacccagctgctcatgCGCGACGTCGAG GAGCACTGCGGCAGCCCCGAGGTCCTGGAGCAGATCTACCGCTGCAACCCCATCCTGCGCTACACCAGCAGCCCCCTCTACGCTCCCCTGCTGCCCTTCCCCTACGGCAGCCTGGACCAAAGCG cccccgggccccGCAGCTACACCACACTGCGCGATGAGGCTGTGAAGCTCTTTAActcgctgcagcagctggagtcgGAGCGGGACCCGGTGCCGCTGATGCAGGGCGTCCTGCAGACCTGCCTGGACCTGCCGCCGCTGGTGGACGAGATCTACTGCCAGCTGGTGAAGCAGACCACGGAGCCACCGGCGCCGGGCGGGCAGGGCGACCTGCACTACTGGCAGCTGCTCACCTGCATGAGCTGCACCTTCCtgccctccccgcccgtcctgcGCTTCCTGCGCTTCCACCTCGACAG GACAGAGAGCCGGTTCCCCACCTCGGAGATGGCCAAGTACGCCTGCTTCATCAGGGAGGCGCTGGGGAAGACGAAGGGGCGGGAGTGCGTGCCCTCGCTGGAGGAGATCCTGGTGCTGATGCGGCGGCAGGAGATGATCTGCACCGTGCACTGCCCAGGGGCACCCGCCTGCAGTGTGGCCATCAGCTCCCACACCACAGCCGAGGAG GTGGCCCGGGAGCTGGTGTCGCGCCTGGGGCTGTCCCAGAGCCCCAACCTCTTCGCGCTCTACGAGCAGTCCCGGCGGCGGGAGCAGCCCGTGGGCAGCGCCACGCTGCTGGCCGACGTCCTCACCAGGTTTGAAAA CCTGGCTGGGGAGGAGCGGGAGCAGGACCCGCCGTGCCGACTCTGCTTCAAGCACTACGGCTTCCTGGACACGGACAACGTCCCGCGCGACAGCCTGGAGTTCGCCCTCCTCTTTGAGCAG GCGCACGAGATGGTGCTGCGGGGCTACGTGCCCACGTCGGAGGAGACGCTGCAGACGCTGGCAGCGCTGCGCCTGCAGAGCCTCAACAGCGACTTCTCCACCCACGCCCCGTTCCCGCGCCTGGAGGAGCTCTTCCCGCCCCACGTGCTGCACGCCCGCCTgccggccccccgccgccggccccccaCCAAGTGCCGGGGGGCCCGGTTGCGCGCGGGGCTGCTGGCCGGTGGGCTCTGGGGGCAAGCGCTGGCCAAGCAGCGGGCGGAGCGGGACCAGCGCCTGCGGGGCCGCCTGCGGGAGGAGGGGGCCAGCACCATGGCGGCCATCGTGGAGAAGTGGAAGCTGCTGCAGGGCATGGGCCGGCCCGAGGCCATGGCTGCCTACGTGGCGCTGGTGCGGGAGTGGCCTGGCTTCGGCTCCACGCTCTTCGACGTTGACCTGCGCGCG AGTCCGGTGGGGGCCGGGCCCCAGCGGCTGTGGCTGGGCATTGGGGCCAAGGCCGTCTCGCTCTACAAGCCGGGGGAGCCTGAGCCCTTGGACAGCTTCTGCTATGGCCGCATCTCCTCCTTCGGCGCCTCCGACAGTGGCACCTTCCGCCTCTCGGTGGAGGACCGGGACCTGCTCTTCGAGACCTCCCAG GTGGACGAGATCGCGCAGCTCCTCAACACGTACCTCGCCTCCATGGGCGCTCGGCAGCCCCAGGAGCCGGCCGCCAGCCCCCCCGCCTCGGACCCCCCCGCGCTGCCGCAGGGGCTCTGCCCCACGGCCGGGCCCTGGCAGCACCAGCTGCCAGCGGGGTCCTTCCCCAGCTAG